One genomic window of Scatophagus argus isolate fScaArg1 chromosome 16, fScaArg1.pri, whole genome shotgun sequence includes the following:
- the LOC124073563 gene encoding adhesion G protein-coupled receptor E1-like, whose translation MSVVLCPGGFYIYKPSSHPYSNAGYVTYHYQCNPDSCGPLAKCSGDGGCICVPGYEIPPQHLPTPDSYGCVDIDECQKTAGICGPYSTCNNTIGSYFCTCLAGFSATNPAESPGQNNYCNDINECLENVCGDDGTCHNNAGSYMCECHQGYHLVPDATPTCQDKDECFNSTICGPDSICANTPGAYTCTCKVGYAPTEPDKEPGEANICIDVEECVKDATICGPHANCTNSIGSYSCTCFSGFRLNNLAVIASATNPCTDIDECIETPGVCGRETVCTNVPGTFYCSCPDGFFPSTGILWILGVSFCQNLQDILDEIKPPEGQTKERAFLGHMEQQLKDNAGIILPEPTVANSFSASMEVSGVGPLTSSVRVSSEGDGETGSVILGLSDRLVSALVQPGQNQTRRTVKNPTVDLSLETVGPGSSRAERSLLSAKGNIMEINLESLAKNNNGSAAAAFMTLNGMESLLSHQYFKTENRTEMYSDVITAILPLVKNTSLTEPVNFTLRHKETTPESGLMTCVYWEGKTEGMTKTMRWSVEGCWVAYTNENYTVCSCSHLSTFALIMQIGEPPPDDAFLEWLNRMCVIVGLFFLALAIFTFLLCSWNPKINNTARLHLCLSLFFSHLLLLWNDKYVKHELACTVMAGLLHFLVIASFVWMLLEALQLHLLVRRLSKVQVIQRDGLPRPLLYLIGYGVPFVIVGISALVYSDGYGATEADVCWLSQQRSFNWALTGPVIVILGLNWILFCATLWSLRPTLANMKSDISQSKDTRLILFKIVAQFVILGCTWILGLYQTNLFFRVLFIILNSQQGTFLFIVHCLLNKEVREEYIRWLTCSCGNDRFVKDAPSVSEDLDKTEKKTDEGKNDDC comes from the exons ATGAGCGTGGTCCTGTGTCCTGGAGGATTCTACATATACAAACCATCAAGTCATCCGTACAGCAATGCGGGTTATGTTACCT ATCATTATCAGTGTAACCCTGATTCCTGTGGACCACTTGCTAAGTGCTCAGGTGATGGAGGCTGTATTTGTGTTCCTGGGTATGAAATCCCCCCACAACATCTACCTACTCCAGATTCATATGGCTGTGTTG ACATAGATGAGTGTCAGAAGACTGCAGGGATCTGTGGTCCTTATTCGACTTGTAATAACACCATTGGTAGCTATTTTTGCACCTGCCTCGCTGGATTCAGTGCAACAAATCCAGCAGAATCACCTGGACAGAACAACTATTGCAATG ATATTAATGAATGTCttgaaaatgtctgtggtgATGATGGAACCTGCCACAACAACGCAGGAAGTTACATGTGTGAATGCCACCAAGGCTACCACCTGGTACCTGATGCAACTCCCACTTGCCaag ATAAGGACGAGTGTTTCAACTCAACCATCTGTGGCCCTGACTCCATTTGCGCCAACACACCTGGAGCTTATACCTGTACATGCAAAGTGGGGTACGCACCAACTGAACCAGACAAGGAACCCGGCGAGGCCAACATCTGTATTG ATGTTGAGGAGTGTGTCAAAGATGCTACCATCTGCGGTCCCCATGCCAACTGCACAAATTCGATCGGTTCTTACAGCTGCACCTGCTTCTCCGGTTTTCGGCTGAACAACCTGGCGGTGATAGCCAGCGCCACTAACCCATGCACAG ATATAGATGAGTGCATCGAAACACCTGGTGTATGTGGTAGAGAAACTGTGTGCACTAATGTACCAGGGACCTTCTATTGTTCTTGTCCAGATGGATTCTTCCCTTCAACTGGAATCCTGTGGATTTTAGGGGTCTCATTTTGTCAAA ATCTTCAGGACATTTTAGATGAGATAAAACCCCCTGAG ggacagacaaaagagagagcTTTTCTTGGCCACATGGAGCAGCAATTGAAAGACAACGCAGGCATCATCTTACCAGAACCG ACTGTGGCAAACAGCTTCTCAGCATCCATG GAAGTGTCAGGTGTGGGACCACTTACCAGCTCGGTCAGGGTGAGTAGCGAAGGAGACGGGGAGACCGGCAGTGTGATCCTGGGCCTCTCAGACCGTTTAGTGTCTGCATTAGTGCAGCCAGGTCAGAACCAAACCAGGAGAACTGTGAAGAATCCAACAGTGG ATTTAAGTCTCGAAACTGTTGGGCCTGGAAGCAGCCGTGCAGAAAGATCTCTTCTCTCAGCCAAAGGAAACATCATGGAGATCAACTTGGAAAGTCTGGCCAAAAACAACAATG gttctgcagcagcagccttcatGACTCTAAATGGGATGGAGAGCCTTCTTAGTCATCAATacttcaaaacagaaaacaggacaGAGATGTACTCGGATGTCATCACTGCAATCTTACCCTTGGTTAAGAACACCAGCCTCACAGAGCCTGTCAACTTCACCCTCCGTCACAAGGAG ACAACACCTGAATCTGGTTTGATGACCTGCGTGTATTGGGAGGGCAAAACAGAGGGAATGACCAAGACCATGCGTTGGTCAGTGGAGGGCTGTTGGGTTGCATACACCAATGAAAACTACACAGTGTGCAGCTGCTCTCACCTCTCCACATTTGCTCTCATCATGCAGATCGGGGAG CCTCCACCAGATGATGCGTTTTTAGAGTGGCTAAACCgaatgtgtgtgattgttggACTGTTCTTCTTGGCTCTGGCCATCTTCACCTTCCTCCTGTGTAGCTGGAACCCCAAGATCAACAACACAGCCCGTCTCCACCTGTGcctcagtcttttcttttctcatctgctgctgctgtggaatGACAAATACGTAAAACACGAG ctggcCTGCACTGTCATGGCAGGTCTTCTACACTTCTTAGTCATTGCAAGTTTTGTGTGGATGCTCCTGGAGGCACTACAGCTCCACCTGTTGGTCCGAAGGCTCTCCAAGGTGCAGGTCATCCAGAGAGATGGCCTCCCCAGGCCATTGCTCTATTTAATTGGTTATGGTGTTCCATTTGTGATTGTGGGTATTTCTGCACTGGTATATTCTGATGGATACGGTGCTACTGAGGCAGATGT GTGCTGGCTCTCACAACAGCGCAGTTTCAATTGGGCTTTAACAGGCCCTGTGATTGTTATCCTTGGA cttaATTGGATTTTGTTCTGTGCGACTCTGTGGAGTCTGAGACCCACATTGGCCAACATGAAAAGTGATATTTCTCAGTCCAAAGACACCAG GCTGATTTTGTTCAAGATTGTGGCGCAGTTTGTCATACTGGGCTGTACTTGGATTCTGGGCCTGTACCAGACAAATCTGTTCTTTCGGGTC